cctacatcaatcaatcaatagtatctttgagcagtatgtgtggagcactgttctaaccatgtggagagtacaatcctacagaattagcagaaatgttcgctgcccaaaatgagcttacttggtcaagtcacttaacttctctgtgcctcagttacctcatctgtaaaatggggattaaaactgtgaaccccatgtgggaaaacttgatcaccttgtatcccccagcgcttagaacagtgctttgtacatagtaagcgcttaacaaataccaccatttagagGTGGAGactgatgttaatatgaataactaatgtataataaataatttaaagatctgtacataaataataataacagtaataatgatacttgttaagcttgGTGGTgggggaatatcaaatgtccaaaggtaacatatccaactgcatagatgatgcagatctccaggctggggagaggatgtgggaaaggggactcacagcctaaggaataatagggatatttgttaagtgctttctgtgttctgagcactttactaaatgctggggtagatacaagaaaatcaggtcctatatggggctcatattcaAGGTAGGCAgcagaacaggaatcgaatccccattttgctgttgggggaactgagatctagagaagcgaagtgacttacccagggtcacacggcagattcatggcaaagctgggattaaaacccaggttctcttactcctgagcttgtgctttttccactaggccacactcccccTCCATCCATCTACCTTAATTTCTGTGCTTCCCCCTCCAATGCCCACCTAGTCTCCTCAAATGTGTTTTTAATGAAATGTCGCATGTTACAGACTCTCCCAAAGCCGGGCTGAGGCCTGGGGCTGCTCTGAAAGTGGCAGGTGCTGTGATCATTCTCCTCCTGGTGGCAGTTATCACGCTGAGTGTCTTAGGTAAGTGTAAGGATGGGGGGTCACCCCTGCTCCCCATCTCCTAACCACAGCTCACCCAGGATGTGATCTGAAAGTAGCAAAGGGCAGATTCCCTGAAAAGTGTGCTGGCACATGAGGAGACCGGGCAGCTGCCCTGGACCTTCCAAAGATGGCAGGCATGTCCCAGGCAGCTCAGCAAAGGCTGCTGGCAAGGATGACCTGGTACCCATCTTGCAAAGCAGTGTCCAGGTTGTCATCAGGctatgttgtgggcaggcaatatgcaTTGGGGGCATCACTTGGAGGGTGCAATATCCTTCTGAGCCCTCAGGGCCGGGATGAGCCATTCCAAGCCCAAGGAGCCCCTCACTACCCCATAATTCTCCATCACCAAAGCTAGTTCCTCTGCCCCTGAGGCCTGCTAACATCCAATCAGCCCCTGAGCAGCACTGAGCAGTTGTAGCTGAATGAGTAGCTGCAGGCAGGGCCTCCAAGAGCTGTTCCCCCTAGCTCAGTGTTGGATAGGTCCAGCAGCTGCCTCGGGCCTTCACTGAGAGCCTTGGCTACAAACCCCTTATCTGGTGGGAATTAATTGTCCCCAAGCAAGCAGATCTGGGTACAACAGTACCTGCAGAATGGGTCAAAAATGGAGAAATAGGAACCATCCATGAACTGGCTACCAGTGGAAGACATCACTGGAGTCTGGAGTCCACTGGCCTTTCTAGCTTGTGCAGGGTTGGGATCTGAACTCAGATCACTGATAGATCTAAGGATCCCAGGAAGGAGCATTGCAAGGGGTGATGGTCCCCTCTGTTTGGTTCTTCTTTtgcctttccctccctgactcccaaatATTCTTTAAATTGCCTTagaggatcaattaatcaaacataTTAATTGATGATGTCctgtatttagagcactgtactgagggctttaTAGAATACATTCGAGTTAGCAGACACGGTTCCTGACCTCAAAGAATTTAAAATAagttcaggggagacagacactaaaacaaactaCAGGAAGAGAGGAGCAAACACTAAAACAAACTATGGGAAGAGGAGAGCCAAAGAGTTTAATGATAGGTCTCTAAGTGCTACTGGGGAGAACTAGAGGAGGTCAATACACAGTGTTTGGGTGACACACAAGTGCCAAAGTGGCAGtaagggaggaatggaggaaagggagatgggcaattaatcaggaaagacctactagaagagatgtgatttcagaaagcctTTGAAATTAATGAGAGTAAGTCGTCTGACAGACATGAAGGAAGACAGAGTGTGAGGCAGAAGGCAGAGCTTAAGGTCAACTCCAGGAaagatgagagcaaggcacaatgagtaggttgagaTGAGAGAAACAAAATGGGTGAGCTGTAGTGTAGTGGGAAGGGAGTGAGGATAcgagagaagagagctgatagtGCCTTAAGATCAGtgttgaggagcttctgtttgatggggaggggaagggatggcagTTGGAGATTTTGAAGCATGCAAGAGATGTTTGTAAAacaaaaatgtagaaaaatgatctttgcagtaacaaagtatgaactggagagagagagaggctgaaggcatggagataataataataataatgttggtatttgttaagcgcttactatgtgccgagcactgttctaagtgctggggtagacacaggggaatcaggatgtcccacgtggggctcacagtcttaatccccattttacagatgaggtaactgaggcacagagaggttaagtgacttgcccacagtcacacagctgacagtggcagagctgggattagaactcatgacctctgactcctaagtccgtgctctttccactgagccatgctgcttctcacggagcCTGAGACAATAGACAAGTACTTGGACTTACACGgtggcagtgtggatggagaggaaggggtggattctggagatgtaaaGAGAATGGTGACAGGATTTTGTGCTGGACTGAAATATGagggctgaaggagagagagaagtcaagcataacacaagattgcaggcttgagagatggtgAAGATGGTGGAGTTTTCAATTATGAGAGGAAAGTTGGAAGAAAaggaggttttgggtgggaagactggTGGATCAGCTCTGCCAGTCTCAGGCCCTTCACTCTAGAGAAATCCCTCTCAGTCGATGGAGGCCCTAGAAAGAGGACTTTGAGCTAAGACTGTCCTCAACGACGTTCAACCCAAGATCCAGAGAAGATAGTTCTGGTTTCAGAGATCCGAGAACTgctcatctcctttctcttcccagcgGTACCCAGACGACGAACGTGCCCAGCGGACTGGAAGCTGAACCATGGGAAATGCTATTGGATTTCCAACTCAAATCATACAAAAAACTGGAGTGGAAGTAATGCATTCTGTGTGGAAAACAAGTCAAATCTGGCAAAGATTCAAGACTTGTGTGACCTGGTGAGAGCTAAGTCTTCCCTGGGAACTAAGGGTTCCACCATTAAGGAATGTGGTTTGTCACGTGTTTACAAATAGGTCCCGATGCAGAATTCAGTTCCCAGATAGGACAGACTCTCTGGTGAGCCCCGGGCCCTCCATtattcattccattatatttattgagtgcttaccatatagaaagtactgtactaactactcccgagagtacagtacagaataaacagatacaccccctgcccacaacgagcttgtaacAGGAAACAGCCAGGATAAGCCGTGGGAGAAACGGGTTGGATGTGTGGGAGATCTCAGGGGAATGTTTCAGAAAGACAGGTCTTAATTAGGTTCAGTAGATGGCAGTCACTAGGACTTGAATAGGCTGATCCATGTTTGGGTGGTCcctgaccttccctgccctcaaaggctgGGGCAGATCCTGGGCTGGTGCAAGAGCTGGTCTTACCCCGGTCTAGCTTTGGCCACAAATACGATTTCTTTTCTGATTCCCAAAATGATTTCCTGGGAAGGCTGCTTTGTCCTTAGGAAAAGGGACAGGTGCCTTTCaggatcccctctcccctcccacccaccaacccCAACGCTGACATCCATGGACCCCAGAACAGGACACTCCAGAGAAGCAGGTATGAGAGTCAGAGAAAGTGAGTCAAGAGttctgccctcctccttcattcTTTCCTATCAATCCCCACCAGGGTGGCCAACTATCCATAAACCCATAAACATGGGTTTATTTgtttgcttatggtatttgttcagcacttaccacgtgtcaggcactgtactaagtgccgggatagatacgatctagtcgggttggacacagtccatgtcccacatgggctcacagctttaacacccttttttacagatgaggtaactgaggcccagagaggttgagtgatttgcccaaggtcacacagcagacacggagcaaggctgagattagaacccacgtcccccgactcccaagaccgtactcttttcactagagcgTGCAATTGGTTGGGCCTATAAAGCCAGAAACAACATTTCAATGTCTGTGAGTTTCACAGCTTTTGGGGATAGTAGCGGGAGTGGGCAGGGCAGCAGCAGAGATGCTGCTGTGCTGGGGTGAAAGAAAAAGACACGGAAAACTACCCAGCATGGTAGAGCAGCATCATTCACCTGAAAAGCCCCAGTCCTCACCTGCCATTATCATATGAAcaactccttctttctcctccccaggagCGAATCCTCTCTACCCCTCCTATCTGTCGCTCTCAGACATATTAGGCTTTTGTTAGTAAAAGATGTTTGAAAGTCAATCATTTTTAGACATCCTGTTTGTAGGAATCATTCTTGGCAGTTGGCCCCCCTCCCCAGGAGCTACCCCTCCCGCCTGTAGGCTGAGGTCAAGGTGCAGGGCCCAGGCAGGGAAAAACAGGTCTCGGCGGATGGTCGCTGGTGCCAGGGAACGCCCTGGACTAGGATGGTGTTAGGTTTGCTCAGATGCTCCTGAGCTGGACCAGAGGAAGGGAGTCAGATGTtcaggggctggagggagaaccAGGCCTACTTTCCTGACATGAGTTCTTGGCTTCTCTGCACCCAGACATCatttcttttgtttccttttcctcctatccTCACTCTGCCCCCTCACCTGTGCAGGTTACGTGAGAATCAAGGTCTGACATCTGCTGTGTTCGTGACAAGAGGCACTGGAGGAACTTTTGCTGGGCAGGGGATAtaactgtttatcattgtattgtgctcttccaagagcttagtacagtcatctgcacacagtcagtgctcaataaatacaattgaatgaatgaatgactgtgagatgGGACAGGGGCACCGGTCATTCTTTCCTGGGTTTGATAATGCCCCCAGAGAGGTCAAGGCAGTTGTTTCAgagactctgtgcagagcgagaAGTCACCGGAGTCTCTGGATTTCACTTTCCCTCTCCAGGGCTTCATCTGGTCACAGATACCAGCATCAAAGTATTATTGGATTGGGCTGCACATTCCAAAATCTAGGGGAAACTGGACATGGCTGGACGGCTCTGCTCTTGACTGGAGCCTGTGAGTATTTCCTGGAGTTTGATCTCTGATCAGGGATGTGGGAATGACTGTGCGTTTCCATGGGCTCTGCATGCCAGTTTCCTtccgtctttaataataataataataatgatgttggtatttgttaagcacctactatgtgccgagcactgttctaagtacactggggtagatagagggtcatcaggttgtcccacgggaggctcacaatcttaatcccctttttacagatgaggtaactgaggcactgagaaattaaatgacttgcccaaagtcacacaactgacaagtggcgtagctgggattagaacccatgacctctgaatcctaagcctgttctctttccacggagtcatgctgcttctctttctttgccCCTAAGCCTTCCCTTGTGTTCCCTGCAGCTTTTCTCCAGCTTTCTTCCCctcacccaacagcacttatgcatatatctgtaattttattgttcatattaatgtctgtttacttgtactgatatctgtctacccccttcccacccccgatTGAATTGTGAGCTTGTCGTGGATAGGGAttaactctctttattgctgcaatgAACttcctcaagttcttagtacagtgctctgtacacagtaacctctcaataaataccactgaatacatgaataaattaatgacttTCTTCTCAGAGTCATTGCTAAAGGCACAGCCACATCTCCTCTGCTAAGCCCTATCCCTTTTTTATATCGACTCCATCCCATCTTCGATCCCCAAACTCATCTCCTTGACTCCAGTGCTACAGAAgatcctgatcttttcccctcagCCCCATCACACTGTTCAACCCTgtcccccctgactctccctgcctgCCCAGACCTTGGCTGAGCAGCAGCTCAGCTACCCTGGggctccccccatccctgcctctctgcaCTCAGAGGGACCTAACCAGTGACTGGACACTCT
This region of Ornithorhynchus anatinus isolate Pmale09 chromosome 17, mOrnAna1.pri.v4, whole genome shotgun sequence genomic DNA includes:
- the LOC120637967 gene encoding C-type lectin-like domain family 1 isoform X2, encoding MSGEIVYADVRLPRKNSTPSSPSAPIQSQDSPKAGLRPGAALKVAGAVIILLLVAVITLSVLAVPRRRTCPADWKLNHGKCYWISNSNHTKNWSGSNAFCVENKSNLAKIQDLCDLVT
- the LOC120637967 gene encoding killer cell lectin-like receptor subfamily F member 1 isoform X1, translated to MSGEIVYADVRLPRKNSTPSSPSAPIQSQDSPKAGLRPGAALKVAGAVIILLLVAVITLSVLAVPRRRTCPADWKLNHGKCYWISNSNHTKNWSGSNAFCVENKSNLAKIQDLCDLGFIWSQIPASKYYWIGLHIPKSRGNWTWLDGSALDWSLFHVKPPGGMDTCAALSRDGIYQNNCRGENPWICQQ